From a single Xyrauchen texanus isolate HMW12.3.18 chromosome 26, RBS_HiC_50CHRs, whole genome shotgun sequence genomic region:
- the LOC127619444 gene encoding E3 SUMO-protein ligase ZBED1-like yields the protein MLPLNTVAKEGFKKMIRTLDRRYVIPSRTYFSQVAIKELYEKCKSKIEAELSHVEYYAATTDLWSSRKTEPYISLTVHFLTEDFEIKSRSLQTAFFPESHTAENIAEALREAVTAWGLDETQNAVKKDGRIDRAVGVCKKLVSHFSHSWKASDALAKAQKELNLPSHYLISECQTRWGSRQMMISRILEQQQALTQVLSADKKLRHLIPTWQDIDVLESVRKSLGPMLDFTDALSGDEYVSVSFVKPVLQLFNTSLLEMREEDTDLTKNIKMMMLDYLNEKYEDDDSQKLLDMASFLDPRFKMDFISADKKTQVKASVASQMMECQEKSSCSTDVEPNVTSAPPQAKKAKKSLGSFFKQSETVAKGDTSLTLKDAVEAELNTYMLTPVIDKEEDPLAWWKVHKLSFPRLARLACKYLCIPATSSPSESLFSTSGNIVTCQRTCLKPAKVDRLVFLSKNLE from the exons ATGTTGCCATTAAACACCGTCGCCAAAGAGGGATTTAAGAAAATGATCCGAACGCTTGACAGGCGGTATGTTATACCATCCCGCACATATTTTTCCCAAGTTGCGATAAAAGAGctgtatgaaaaatgcaaatctaagattgaagcagagctgtctcACGTGGAATACTATGCAGCTACAACAGACTTGTGGTCCAGCAGGAAAACGGAGCCCTACATAAGTCTGACGGTCCATTTCCTCACAGAGGACTTCGAGATAAAAAGTCGCAGTTTGCAGACGGCATTTTTCCCGGAGAGTCATACAGCCGAGAATATCGCAGAGGCCCTGAGAGAAGCGGTGACGGCGTGGGGCTTAGATGAGACAC AAAATGCAGTGAAAAAGGATGGCCGCATTGATCGTGCTGTAGGAGTCTGCAAGAAGCTGGTGAGCCACTTCTCTCACAGCTGGAAGGCCAGCGATGCCCTGGCAAAAGCCCAGAAGGAACTCAATCTACCATCACATTATCTCATCTCAGAATGCCAAACAAGATGGGGTTCCAGACAGATGATGATCAGCAGGATATTAGAGCAGCAGCAGGCTTTAACTCAGGTCCTGTCTGCAGACAAGAAGTTGCGGCATCTAATTCCAACCTGGCAAGATATAGATGTCCTGGAATCTGTTAGAAAGTCACTGGGCCCAATGCTGGATTTCACCGATGCACTTTCAGGGGATGAATACGTCAGTGTCTCCTTTGTAAAGCCAGTTCTTCAGCTCTTCAACACTTCACTACTGGAAATGCGAGAGGAAGACACAGACCTGACCAAGAACATAAAGATGATGATGCTGGACTACCTCAATGAGAAATACGAAGATGATGATTCTCAGAAGCTGCTAGATATGGCATCTTTTTTGGACCCCCGGTTCAAGATGGACTTCATCAGTGCAGACAAGAAGACCCAAGTTAAGGCCAGTGTGGCATCACAGATGATGGAATGCCAGGAGAAATCAAGCTGCAGCACTGACGTGGAGCCCAACGTTACCAGTGCACCCCCCCAGGCAAAGAAAGCAAAGAAGTCCTTGGGAAGCTTCTTTAAACAGAGTGAAACCGTAGCAAAGGGTGATACCTCTCTGACCCTAAAGGATGCTGTGGAAGCAGAGTTAAACACCTACATGCTAACACCTGTAATAGACAAAGAGGAGGATCCACTTGCATGGTGGAAAGTACACAAACTAAGCTTTCCTCGACTCGCCAGACTTGCCTGCAAATACCTGTGTATTCCTGCGACAAGCTCGCCATCAGAGAGTCTTTTCAGTACTAGTGGCAACATCGTCACTTGCCAACGAACCTGTCTCAAGCCTGCAAAGGTTGATAGACTTGTGTTCTTATCTAAAAACCTTGAGTAA